From a region of the Haloferax volcanii DS2 genome:
- a CDS encoding 2-amino-3,7-dideoxy-D-threo-hept-6-ulosonate synthase, which translates to MNTDVGLSARLDRISTDGRYLIVPMDHGITLGPVTGLVDIESTIDGITRGGADAVLTHKGTAPRVHPNKNGKGYIVHVNGSTDIGPDENDKRLTGSVEDALRVGADAVSFHINVGSDYEPDQMTQLADLCSRAADFSVPVLAMSYARGPGIDEQDPEALAHAVRLAEEVGADVVKTAYSGDAESFGRVVEATRLPVVIAGGSRGTDRETVEMVRGTMDAGAAGVSMGRSIFQHENPEAITRAVSAVIHDDADVDTALERAGLGIEA; encoded by the coding sequence ATGAACACAGACGTCGGACTCTCCGCACGACTCGACCGCATTTCCACAGACGGGCGATACCTCATCGTCCCGATGGACCACGGCATCACCCTCGGCCCGGTCACGGGCCTCGTCGATATCGAATCCACTATCGACGGCATCACGCGCGGCGGCGCTGACGCCGTCCTCACGCACAAGGGGACCGCGCCGCGCGTCCACCCGAACAAAAACGGCAAAGGCTACATCGTCCACGTAAACGGCTCGACGGACATCGGCCCGGACGAAAACGACAAGCGACTCACCGGATCCGTCGAAGACGCCCTCCGCGTCGGTGCCGACGCCGTCTCCTTCCATATCAACGTCGGCTCGGACTACGAACCCGACCAGATGACGCAGCTCGCTGACCTCTGTTCTCGTGCCGCCGACTTCAGCGTGCCCGTTCTCGCAATGTCCTACGCCCGCGGCCCCGGCATCGACGAACAGGACCCCGAGGCGCTCGCCCACGCCGTCCGCCTCGCCGAGGAGGTCGGTGCCGACGTGGTGAAGACGGCATACAGCGGCGACGCGGAGTCCTTCGGTCGCGTCGTCGAGGCCACGCGCCTGCCGGTCGTCATCGCCGGCGGCAGTCGCGGCACCGACCGCGAGACGGTGGAGATGGTCCGCGGCACGATGGACGCCGGCGCGGCCGGCGTCTCCATGGGTCGGTCCATCTTCCAGCACGAGAACCCCGAGGCCATCACCCGCGCCGTCAGCGCCGTCATCCACGACGACGCAGATGTGGACACCGCGCTCGAACGCGCCGGGCTCGGCATCGAGGCGTAA
- a CDS encoding methylated-DNA--[protein]-cysteine S-methyltransferase: MRVTMWGFAVEVDDRRIDCAADSLRNQLVEYERGERREFDVDVRFPDSFTGDVMRVMASIPYGETRTYGEVAAELDSHAVAVGQACGRNPVPLVVPCHRVVGAGSLGGFSAAGGVDLKRALLDRERGAVQTGLDRFD, from the coding sequence ATGCGCGTCACCATGTGGGGGTTCGCGGTCGAGGTAGACGACCGACGTATCGACTGTGCTGCCGACTCGCTCCGAAACCAACTCGTCGAGTACGAACGCGGGGAGCGCCGCGAGTTCGACGTGGACGTGCGATTTCCCGACTCCTTTACCGGCGACGTGATGCGCGTGATGGCGTCGATTCCGTACGGCGAGACCCGAACGTACGGCGAGGTTGCGGCCGAACTCGACAGCCACGCGGTCGCCGTCGGACAGGCCTGTGGACGGAACCCGGTCCCGCTCGTCGTCCCGTGCCACCGCGTCGTCGGCGCGGGCTCTCTCGGCGGCTTCTCCGCGGCCGGCGGCGTCGACCTGAAGCGCGCGCTTCTCGACCGCGAGCGCGGCGCGGTCCAGACGGGGCTGGACCGATTTGACTGA
- a CDS encoding 3-dehydroquinate synthase II, producing MTRSVWLKADDAVGDWETRKRRITAGLEAGVDWVLVDEADVERMRELGDVNIAAFRTDADVHVMEAEEDDGEPAALADAYIVGKDGEGDATVELPSDFSGSADLTTLRRGDDLANGSYVRILSKDYEAFAEEAARDGDYTIVIGEDWTIIPLENLIARIGEETDLIAGVTTAEEAKTAFETLELGSDGVLLDSDDPDEIRKTVEVRDEAERESLDLVWAEVTEVERTGMADRVCVDTGTIMDHDEGMLVGSMARGLFFVHAETAKSPYVASRPFRVNAGAVHAYARTPDGGTVYLSELESGDEVQLIDTNGSTREAIVGRVKIEKRPMFRISADYEGDRVTTLLQNAETIKVHTREGRTAVTDLEPGDEMLIYYEDTARHFGEAVEESIIEK from the coding sequence ATGACACGAAGCGTCTGGCTCAAAGCCGACGACGCGGTCGGCGACTGGGAGACGCGGAAGCGACGCATCACGGCCGGACTGGAAGCCGGCGTCGACTGGGTCCTCGTCGACGAGGCCGACGTCGAGCGGATGCGCGAACTCGGCGATGTCAACATCGCCGCGTTCCGGACCGACGCAGACGTCCACGTGATGGAAGCAGAGGAAGACGACGGAGAGCCCGCGGCGCTCGCCGACGCCTACATCGTCGGCAAGGACGGCGAGGGCGACGCGACCGTCGAACTCCCCTCGGACTTCTCCGGGTCTGCCGACCTGACGACGCTCCGCCGCGGCGACGACCTCGCAAACGGCTCGTACGTTCGCATCCTGAGCAAAGACTACGAGGCGTTCGCCGAGGAGGCCGCCCGCGACGGCGATTACACCATCGTCATCGGCGAGGACTGGACCATCATCCCGCTGGAGAACCTCATCGCCCGCATCGGCGAGGAGACCGACCTCATCGCTGGCGTCACGACCGCCGAGGAGGCCAAAACCGCCTTCGAGACGCTCGAACTCGGCTCCGACGGCGTCCTCCTCGACAGCGACGACCCCGACGAGATTCGAAAGACCGTCGAGGTCCGCGACGAGGCCGAACGCGAGTCGCTCGACCTCGTCTGGGCCGAGGTCACAGAGGTCGAACGCACGGGCATGGCCGACCGCGTCTGCGTCGATACGGGCACGATTATGGACCACGACGAGGGGATGCTCGTCGGTTCGATGGCCCGCGGCCTGTTCTTCGTCCACGCCGAGACGGCGAAGTCTCCGTACGTCGCGTCTCGGCCGTTTAGAGTCAACGCCGGCGCGGTCCACGCCTACGCGCGGACCCCCGACGGCGGCACGGTCTACCTCTCCGAACTCGAAAGCGGCGACGAGGTACAGCTCATCGACACGAACGGCAGCACCCGCGAGGCCATCGTCGGGCGCGTAAAAATCGAAAAGCGGCCGATGTTTCGCATCTCCGCGGACTACGAGGGCGACCGCGTCACGACGCTCCTCCAGAACGCCGAGACAATCAAGGTCCACACCCGCGAGGGTCGGACCGCGGTCACCGACCTCGAACCCGGCGACGAGATGCTCATCTACTACGAAGACACGGCGCGCCACTTCGGTGAGGCTGTCGAAGAGAGCATCATCGAGAAGTAA
- a CDS encoding DUF7575 domain-containing protein → MPDARRRAFVAALVGVVGASLGIAGAGHVYLREWRRAIAWFTFVVGAGLVLLSTFTDPATVTVDSLPREVLFPVLGLLFLSALDAYRVGSRPRGRNANGEPACPVCGGELDRNLDFCPWCATELEWYTVEG, encoded by the coding sequence ATGCCCGATGCTCGTCGTCGCGCGTTCGTCGCCGCCCTCGTCGGCGTGGTTGGTGCCTCGCTCGGAATCGCCGGGGCGGGCCACGTCTACCTCCGCGAGTGGCGACGCGCAATTGCGTGGTTCACCTTCGTCGTCGGCGCGGGACTGGTGTTGCTCTCGACGTTCACCGACCCGGCGACCGTGACGGTGGACTCGCTTCCCAGAGAGGTGCTGTTCCCCGTTCTCGGACTGCTGTTTCTGAGCGCGCTCGACGCCTACCGCGTCGGAAGCCGCCCGCGCGGCCGCAACGCGAACGGCGAGCCGGCCTGCCCGGTCTGCGGCGGGGAACTCGACCGGAACCTCGACTTCTGTCCGTGGTGTGCGACGGAGCTCGAATGGTACACGGTCGAAGGATAG